From Rhizobium sp. 9140, one genomic window encodes:
- a CDS encoding carbohydrate ABC transporter permease, with translation MATTSRSSLKRYYDVNGWLFVAPAIALISVFMLYPILRSLVLSLYTGRGMMLKFSGTGNLVRLWNDPVFWQALQNTVIFFVVQVPIMITMALILAAMLNNPKLRYSGLFRTMIFLPCVSSLVAYSILFKSMFSLDGVVNNTLLAIGIIGEPIGWLTDPFWAKVLIIIAITWRWTGYNMIFYLAALQNIDRSIYEAAKIDGVPSWGRFAFLTIPMLKPVILFTTITSTIGTLQLFDEVYNFTEGTGGPANSTLTLSLYIYNLTFRFMPSFSYAATVSYVIVLMVAVLSFLQFYAARERK, from the coding sequence ATGGCCACCACATCCAGATCCAGCTTGAAGCGCTATTACGACGTCAACGGATGGCTGTTCGTGGCGCCCGCGATCGCGCTGATTTCCGTCTTCATGCTCTACCCGATCCTGCGGTCGCTTGTCCTGTCGCTCTATACCGGTCGCGGCATGATGCTGAAGTTTTCCGGCACGGGAAACCTCGTGCGTCTGTGGAACGACCCGGTCTTCTGGCAGGCGCTGCAAAACACGGTCATCTTCTTCGTCGTGCAGGTGCCGATCATGATCACCATGGCGCTGATCCTGGCGGCCATGCTGAACAATCCGAAGCTGCGCTATTCCGGCCTCTTCCGGACAATGATCTTCCTGCCCTGTGTTTCGTCGCTGGTCGCCTATTCCATCCTGTTCAAGAGCATGTTCTCGCTCGACGGCGTGGTGAACAACACGCTGCTGGCGATCGGCATCATCGGCGAGCCGATCGGCTGGCTGACGGACCCCTTCTGGGCTAAGGTCCTGATCATCATCGCCATCACCTGGCGCTGGACCGGCTACAACATGATCTTCTATCTGGCGGCGCTTCAGAACATCGACCGGTCGATCTATGAGGCAGCCAAGATCGACGGCGTGCCGTCCTGGGGGCGCTTCGCCTTCCTGACCATTCCGATGCTGAAGCCGGTGATCCTGTTCACAACGATCACCTCGACGATCGGCACGCTGCAGCTGTTCGACGAGGTCTATAACTTCACCGAGGGCACGGGCGGTCCGGCCAATTCGACGCTGACGTTGTCGCTTTACATCTACAATCTTACCTTCCGCTTCATGCCGAGTTTCAGCTATGCGGCGACCGTCTCCTACGTGATCGTGCTGATGGTGGCGGTTCT
- a CDS encoding extracellular solute-binding protein — protein MDYSRLLKRSVSAALTAAALLCSTAAFAGEVTIWCWDPNFNVAIMKEAAERYTAKHPDTTFNIVDFAKADVEQKLQTGLASGMTDTLPDIVLIEDYGAQKYLQSFPGSFAALTDKIDFSGFAKYKVDLMTLEGQVYGVPFDSGVTGLYYRTDYLEQAGFKPEDMQNLTWDRFIEIGKEVKAKTGHEMMALDANDGGLIRIMMQSGGQWYFNEDGSLNITGNAALKAALETQARIVNEGVAKPTSGSNDGIRALTSGDVASVLRGVWITGTVKSQPDQAGKWALTAIPKLNIEGATAASNLGGSSWYVLEASAEKDEAIDFLNEIYAKDLDFYQKILTERGAVGSLLAARTGEAYQKPDDFFGGQTVWQNFADWLVQVPAVNYGIFTNELDTAVTANFPALVKGTPVDEVLKAIEDQAAGQIQ, from the coding sequence ATGGATTATTCTCGCTTGCTCAAGCGCTCCGTTTCGGCTGCGCTGACGGCTGCCGCACTGTTGTGCAGCACGGCGGCCTTTGCCGGCGAAGTCACCATCTGGTGCTGGGACCCGAACTTCAACGTCGCGATCATGAAGGAAGCCGCTGAGCGTTATACCGCGAAGCATCCTGATACGACCTTCAACATCGTCGACTTTGCCAAGGCCGATGTCGAGCAAAAGCTGCAGACAGGTCTGGCTTCCGGCATGACCGATACGCTGCCGGATATCGTGCTGATCGAAGACTATGGCGCGCAGAAGTATCTGCAGTCCTTCCCCGGCTCCTTTGCGGCACTCACGGACAAGATCGACTTTTCCGGCTTTGCCAAATACAAGGTCGACCTGATGACGCTGGAAGGCCAGGTCTATGGCGTTCCCTTCGATTCCGGCGTCACCGGCCTCTACTATCGCACTGACTATCTCGAGCAGGCTGGCTTCAAGCCTGAGGATATGCAGAACCTCACCTGGGACCGGTTCATCGAGATCGGCAAGGAAGTGAAGGCCAAGACCGGCCATGAGATGATGGCACTCGATGCCAATGATGGCGGTCTGATCCGCATCATGATGCAGTCCGGCGGTCAGTGGTATTTCAACGAAGACGGCAGCCTCAACATCACCGGCAATGCCGCGCTGAAGGCAGCGCTCGAAACCCAGGCGCGGATCGTCAACGAGGGCGTTGCCAAGCCGACCAGCGGTTCGAACGACGGCATCCGCGCACTGACCTCGGGCGATGTGGCCTCCGTTCTGAGGGGCGTGTGGATCACCGGCACGGTCAAGTCCCAGCCCGATCAGGCCGGCAAGTGGGCGCTGACGGCCATTCCGAAGCTCAATATCGAGGGGGCCACGGCAGCCTCGAACCTTGGCGGATCGAGCTGGTATGTGCTCGAAGCCTCCGCCGAAAAGGACGAGGCCATCGACTTCCTCAACGAGATCTATGCCAAGGATCTCGACTTCTATCAGAAGATCCTGACCGAGCGTGGCGCTGTCGGCTCCCTGCTCGCCGCCCGCACGGGTGAAGCCTATCAGAAGCCCGATGACTTCTTCGGTGGCCAGACCGTCTGGCAGAACTTTGCCGACTGGCTCGTCCAGGTGCCGGCCGTCAATTACGGCATCTTCACCAACGAGCTCGACACGGCTGTCACGGCGAACTTCCCGGCCCTGGTCAAGGGTACGCCGGTCGATGAGGTCCTGAAGGCCATCGAAGATCAGGCTGCCGGCCAGATCCAGTAA